DNA from Methylobacterium currus:
ACGACGCGATCCTGCCCTTCGCGGTCGAGCCCCTCGACGTGCGCGGCCGCGTCGTGCGCCTCGGCCCCTCCGTCGACACCATCCTGCGCCGGCACGGCTATCCCGACACCGTCGCGCGGCTGCTCGGCGAGGCCGCGGCCCTGACCGTGCTGCTCGGCTCCTCGCTCAAGTTCGAGGGCCGGTTCCAGCTCCAGACCAAGTCCGACGGCCCGGTCGAGATGGTGGTGGTGGATTTCGAGGCGCCCGACCGGGTGCGTGCCACCGCCCGCTTCGATGCCGGGCGCGTCGCCGAGGCGGGCCCGCGCGCCGACACCGCCCAGCTCCTCGGCCACGGCCACCTCGCCATGACCATCGACCAGGGCTCGGCCCAGAGCCGCTACCAGGGCGTGGTGGCGCTCGAGGGCCAGGGCTTCGAGGAGGCGGCGCACCAGTATTTCCGCCAGTCGGAGCAGATCCCGACCCGGGTGCGCCTCGCCGTCGCCGAGCAGGTCGAGGGCGGGGGAGAGGCGTCCGGGAGTTCCTGGCGCTCCGGCGGCCTGCTGGTGCAGTTCCTGCCGCACTCGCCCGATCGCGCCCGCCTCGCCGACCTGCCGCCCGGCGACCTGCCGCCCGGCGACCTGCCGGAGGGGCACGCGCTGCTCGACGACAGCCGGCCGCAGGAGGACGATGCCTGGGTCGAGGCCAAGTCGCTGATCGCGACGATCGAGGACCACGAACTCGTCGATCCGACCGTGTCGAGCGAGCGCCTGCTCTACCGCCTCTTCCACGAGCGCGGCGTGCGGGTGTTCGAGGCGCAGGGGGTGCACGAGGCCTGCCGCTGCTCGCGCGAGCGGGTGATGGGGATGGTCCGCAATTTCTCCGCCGAGGAGCGCCGCGAGATCGTCGGCGAGAACGGCCGCATCGGCATTACCTGCGAGTTCTGCTCGCGCCACTACGACCTCGACCCGGCCGAGGTGGAGGCCGAGATCGCCGGCAGCCAGGACCGCTGAGAGTCAGGCCCGGATCCGGGCCTGACGCAGGGAAAGCGGGTCTGCGAGGGAACCTTTCGCACCGCAACCGACTCATCATGCGCCCGAGCGTGTCGGGCGCACGAAGTCGGAGCCGTCGATGTCCCGCCCCCTCCTCGCCGCCGCGTTCCTCCTCGTCGCCGGCACCAGCGCCGGCCTGGCGCAGGATGCCGGCGGCCCCAAGAATGGTCTGACCCCGGTGCCCGGCGCGCCCGCCACCCTCGCCAACGACCTGCGGCCGACCTTCGTCGCCCAGGAGCCGAGCGACCTCGTCGCCTCGAAGCTGATCGGCCAGAGCATCCAGAACGGCGCCAACGAGACGATCGGCTCGGTCGCCGACATCGTGCTCGGGCCGGATCTGGCGGTGAAGTCGTACGTCGTCGGC
Protein-coding regions in this window:
- a CDS encoding Hsp33 family molecular chaperone — protein: MSETTTSQNPEGRDDAILPFAVEPLDVRGRVVRLGPSVDTILRRHGYPDTVARLLGEAAALTVLLGSSLKFEGRFQLQTKSDGPVEMVVVDFEAPDRVRATARFDAGRVAEAGPRADTAQLLGHGHLAMTIDQGSAQSRYQGVVALEGQGFEEAAHQYFRQSEQIPTRVRLAVAEQVEGGGEASGSSWRSGGLLVQFLPHSPDRARLADLPPGDLPPGDLPEGHALLDDSRPQEDDAWVEAKSLIATIEDHELVDPTVSSERLLYRLFHERGVRVFEAQGVHEACRCSRERVMGMVRNFSAEERREIVGENGRIGITCEFCSRHYDLDPAEVEAEIAGSQDR
- a CDS encoding PRC-barrel domain-containing protein, translated to MSRPLLAAAFLLVAGTSAGLAQDAGGPKNGLTPVPGAPATLANDLRPTFVAQEPSDLVASKLIGQSIQNGANETIGSVADIVLGPDLAVKSYVVGVGGFLGLGTKYVSVAKEALQVTRVDDKTLKAVINTDKDQLRAAPEYVYLGQQADKAKADAQKTDAPKTDVPAATGTTTTQPAQQ